A portion of the Hydractinia symbiolongicarpus strain clone_291-10 chromosome 10, HSymV2.1, whole genome shotgun sequence genome contains these proteins:
- the LOC130662528 gene encoding probable polyketide synthase 1: MAESEDVGKAKPKKIKVGRPRKYAGGWTSVSSLLIKQIKLHTTVYMRWCRLKGDRQHSEFASLLLDVYELHICGTSPSPPPHQDVVVENETLETPVQVPRIRNRPRRKSSSHPIHIECYEDMKDQPSAASQHRDEITKLSNHQVEDNKSTIETIEPDISLQYVEGDDEVITLQNNQTEQKQHTSCKQNTKTNQTHSMLDRALEKKNAANEKELDSQQPPIKKTKKCQVKLNLSDDQSDASPTISTTSNTTLTSVSHSTSGSSLEIALPSFLIPNEILTLKNLTQVNDAAATSDNIDSVARQIKIIPSETIVNTTDVTDERSSTTELAVAKIISSLSDSFVRANSSKPDSQENTDQCPKRLKLQKPFLKNVRVTKVRHMATQFNTYLVKAKRQVSTQTPVVPSWSVSTWIDNDSFSRSVETQYWPSPLWTKFTNNHPEVIYNIDLENSSEFPSNFKLYRKGEYLFSTLFGSKYRIQKRPSMRCISVSEFGGPEVMRLLSGMPTPIPKAKQVLVNVKAAGVNPVDTYIRSGFYAAKPKLPYTPGKDGAGFIQQVGENVTKVKKGDRVWFFGSMTGSYAEYCICHEDNVGQLPNNVSFEDGAMIGTPYLTAYRALFQRGKLKRGETVFIHGASGGVGTAAVQICNSYGIRVLATAGSVEGEQMLRSMGVAKVYNHRKEDYLKKVKEDGEQINVIIEMLANVNLLEDLKIVSIHGRIVIVGSRGPIEIDPRLIMSSEVSVMGVMLVKSTLAEKEEQINFINEGFIAGWLKPVLWKILEVEFAKDSHHEIIKNNGAKGQIVLRVDASVNKPEYLPTEL; this comes from the exons atggcggaATCCGAGGATGTAGGTAaagcaaaaccaaaaaaaataaaagttggtCGTCCAAGAAAGTACGCTGGTGGTTGGACTTCAGTTTCCAGCTTGCTTATTAAACAAATTAAGCTGCACACAACAGTTTACATGAGATGGTGCAGGTTAAAAGGTGATCGCCAGCATTCAGAATTTGCATCACTGTTATTAGATGTATATGAGCTACATATTTGTGGTACGTCACCTTCTCCTCCTCCTCATCAAGATGTTGTTGTGGAGAACGAAACATTAGAAACACCTGTGCAAGTTCCAAGGATAAG AAATCGTCCAAGACGTAAAAGCTCTTCACACCCGATTCATATTGAATGTTACGAAGACATGAAGGACCAACCTAGCGCAGCAAGTCAACATCGAGACGAAATTACCAAGTTATCAAATCATCAAGTAGAGGATAACAAGTCGACTATAGAAACGATTGAACCTGACATATCCCTTCAGTATGTTGAAGGCGATGATGAAGTAATAACACTTCAAAACAatcaaacagaacaaaaacaacACACGTCATGTAAGCAGAACACCAAAACTAACCAAACTCATTCAATGCTGGATCGTGcattagaaaagaaaaatgctGCTAATGAGAAAGAGTTAGATTCACAACAACCGcctatcaaaaaaacaaaaaaatgccaaGTAAAACTTAATCTTTCAGATGATCAATCTGATGCCAGCCCAACAATATCAACTACGAGTAACACGACTTTAACTTCTGTATCACATTCGACTTCCGGTTCAAGTTTAGAAATAGCACTCCCTTCTTTTCTGATACCTAATGAAATATTGACTTTGAAAAACTTGACTCAGGTTAATGATGCAGCAGCGACATCCGATAACATCGATTCTGTTGCAAGGCAAATCAAGATAATTCCATCCGAAACTATTGTCAATACCACAGACGTGACGGATGAAAGGTCCTCAACCACGGAACTAGCTGTTGCCAAGATTATTAGCAGTTTATCAGATTCTTTTGTTAGAGCAAATAGTAGTAAGCCTGATAGTCAGGAAAACACAGACCAGTGCCCCAAGCGTTTGAAACTTCaaaagccttttttaaaaaatgtgagaGTAACCAAAGTCAGACACATGGCTACTCAATTTAATACTTATCTTGTTAAGGCTAAACGACAGGTGTCAACACAGACTCCAGTTGTGCCATCATGGTCTGTGAGTACGTGGATTGATAATGATTCTTTTAGTAGATCTGTAGAAACACAATACTGGCCCTCGCCCCTGTGGACGAAGTTTACGAATAACCATCCGGAAGTTATATACAACATCGATTTGGAGAATTCTTCCGAGTTTCCATCAAACTTTAAGCTTTATCGAAAAGGTGAATACTTGTTTTCAACGTTATTTGGATCGAAATATCGGATTCAAAAGCGACCGAG CATGCGTTGTATTAGCGTTTCGGAATTTGGGGGACCTGAAGTTATGCGTTTGCTGAGTGGTATGCCCACACCGATACCTAAAGCTAAGCAG GTGTTGGTCAACGTGAAAGCGGCGGGAGTGAATCCCGTAGACACTTACATTAGAAGTGGTTTTTACGCAGCCAAACCGAAGCTACCATATACGCCTGGTAAAGACGGTGCGGGATTTATTCAGCAAGTTGGAGAGAATGTCACAAAAGTTAAA AAAGGCGATCGTGTCTGGTTTTTTGGCTCCATGACAGGATCGTATGCTGAGTATTGTATATGTCACGAGGACAACGTTGGACAACTTCCGAACAATGTTAGCTTTGAAGACGGCGCCATGATTGGCACACCATATCTTACAGCCTACAGAGCTTTATTTCAGAG AGGAAAATTAAAGCGCGGTGAAACAGTTTTTATACATGGTGCTTCAGGAGGA GTTGGTACTGCAGCTGTACAAATTTGTAATTCGTATGGTATTCGCGTTCTTGCGACAGCTGGTTCTGTTGAAGGAGAACAAATGTTACGCTCCATGGGAGTGGCGAAAGTGTACAATCACCGCAAAGAGgattatttaaagaaagttAAGGAGGACGGAGAACAAATTAACGTCATCATTGAGATGCTTGCCAATGTGAATTTGCTGGAAGATTTGAAAATTGTTTCCATTCATGGTCGCATCGTG aTTGTTGGAAGTCGTGGTCCTATCGAGATTGACCCCCGTCTTATTATGAGTAGTGAGGTATCAGTGATGGGGGTAATGTTGGTAAAAAGTACATTAGCAGAGAAAGAAGAACAAATAAACTTTATAAATGAAGGCTTTATTGCTGGCTGGTTGAAGCCGGTGTTGTGGAAAATATTGGAAGTTGAATTTGCAAAAGATTCACATCATGAAATAATCAAGAACAACGGAGCGAAGGGACAGATTGTATTACGTGTGGATGCTAGTGTGAACAAACCAGAGTACTTGCCAACAGAATTATAA
- the LOC130613109 gene encoding uncharacterized protein LOC130613109 isoform X2: MTDKRNDIALGNEGLTFEEANMKKVLECLTVFFLTVIFCLWMVSMTTRSWRGNPNFKPPIPGLTIAPYDVHHGLWYRCVKPDGTCEKLKDDPNDTTDTTLRGNVTRGLLAAAILCTYLSAGILLINVFIKKEKRYRAVFVACLILQLLALISGFAAMINFKDFFKTPNDFRIGIVNGKPAEIGSIWSEYRYSYNLGWAGAGLMFLPIILTIIQLVQSSRD, encoded by the exons ATGACAGATAAGCGCAATGATATTGCACTTGGCAACGAAG GTTTAACATTTGAAGAAGCCAACATGAAGAAAGTTCTAGAATGTCTTACCGTGTTTTTCTTGACCGTTATATTTTGCTTGTGGATGGTGAGTATGACCACGCGGTCATGGCGTGGAAATCCTAATTTTAAACCACCCATCCCTGGCCTTACGATAGCTCCATACGATGTACATCATGGCTTGTGGTACCGCTGTGTGAAACCAGATGGCACTTGTGAGAAATTAAAAGATGATCCGAATGATACAACTGATACAA CGCTCCGTGGAAACGTTACACGAGGCTTGCTAGCAGCTGCTATCTTGTGCACCTACTTGTCAGCTGGAATATTACTGATAAATGTCTTTATAAAGAAAGAGAAGCGTTACCGTGCTGTTTTTGTGGCATGTCTAATTTTGCAGTTGCTTGCTT tgATCTCAGGGTTTGCAGCTATGatcaattttaaagatttttttaaaacaccaaATGATTTCAGGATTGGCATAGTCAATGGAAAACCCGCGGAAATAGGGTCAATCTGGAGTGAATACAGATACAGTTACAATCTGGGATGGGCGGGAGCTGGATTAATGTTTCTACCAATAATATTGACCATCATCCAGTTAGTACAGTCATCACGTGATTAA
- the LOC130613109 gene encoding uncharacterized protein LOC130613109 isoform X1, whose translation MTDKRNDIALGNEGMIRLTFEEANMKKVLECLTVFFLTVIFCLWMVSMTTRSWRGNPNFKPPIPGLTIAPYDVHHGLWYRCVKPDGTCEKLKDDPNDTTDTTLRGNVTRGLLAAAILCTYLSAGILLINVFIKKEKRYRAVFVACLILQLLALISGFAAMINFKDFFKTPNDFRIGIVNGKPAEIGSIWSEYRYSYNLGWAGAGLMFLPIILTIIQLVQSSRD comes from the exons ATGACAGATAAGCGCAATGATATTGCACTTGGCAACGAAGGCATGAtac GTTTAACATTTGAAGAAGCCAACATGAAGAAAGTTCTAGAATGTCTTACCGTGTTTTTCTTGACCGTTATATTTTGCTTGTGGATGGTGAGTATGACCACGCGGTCATGGCGTGGAAATCCTAATTTTAAACCACCCATCCCTGGCCTTACGATAGCTCCATACGATGTACATCATGGCTTGTGGTACCGCTGTGTGAAACCAGATGGCACTTGTGAGAAATTAAAAGATGATCCGAATGATACAACTGATACAA CGCTCCGTGGAAACGTTACACGAGGCTTGCTAGCAGCTGCTATCTTGTGCACCTACTTGTCAGCTGGAATATTACTGATAAATGTCTTTATAAAGAAAGAGAAGCGTTACCGTGCTGTTTTTGTGGCATGTCTAATTTTGCAGTTGCTTGCTT tgATCTCAGGGTTTGCAGCTATGatcaattttaaagatttttttaaaacaccaaATGATTTCAGGATTGGCATAGTCAATGGAAAACCCGCGGAAATAGGGTCAATCTGGAGTGAATACAGATACAGTTACAATCTGGGATGGGCGGGAGCTGGATTAATGTTTCTACCAATAATATTGACCATCATCCAGTTAGTACAGTCATCACGTGATTAA